One window from the genome of Roseomonas haemaphysalidis encodes:
- the metH gene encoding methionine synthase — translation MARPHLLDALRDRVLLCDGGMGSRVQALTLEIEKDFWGKENCTEVLNLSRPELVREIHRGYYEAGSDMVLTNSFGGSPITLEEFELGSRAFEINKLSVELAREAAESFADGRDRWVIGDIGPGTKLPTLGHIDYDTLEAALVVQCEGLIAGGADALLTETNQDTLFIKAAVNAAKIAKSRANSDIPIFVQVTVETTGTLLVGSDIAAAATAIHALDVPLIGLNCATGPQEMAEHVRWLSQNWPGLLSCQPNAGLPELVDGKTHYPLGAEEMASWMQRFVEEDGLNLIGGCCGTSIPHIQGLDAMLRRISGNKARPAPAQRSHHWVPSVASLYGQTSLRQENSYFSIGERCNANGSKLWRERQAEHDWDACVSIGREQVGEGSNSLDICTAFVGRDEMAEMNEVVRRFTGSVNAPLVIDSTETPVIEAALKLHGGKPIINSINFEDGEAAAADRLKLAKKFGAAVIALTIDEVGMAKTPEDKLRIAERLVDFACNQHGLPQSDLLIDPLTFTIATGNEDDRKLGEWTLEGIRLIREKFPDIQIILGLSNISFGLNPASRHVLNSVFLDYAVKAGMTGAIVHVSKIKPLHSIPAEEVKVAEDLIFDRRSEGYDPLQKLLEMFAGRKAADSAKKVKAETVEGRLKDRIVDGDRKGLDEELADAMAQGLKPLDIINGILLEGMKVVGELFGAGKMQLPFVLQSAETMKAAVAYLEPHMEKIEGQEKGTIVLATVRGDVHDIGKNLVDIILTNNGYKVVNLGIKVPLADMMVAVKEHKAHAIGMSGLLVKSTVVMKENLEEMSRQGLEVPVLLGGAALTRNFVEDDCVNAYSSGRVAYARDAFDGLHLMDRVMGSDFDGYLGTVQQKRAGKSKNSTRVLGTADPRGFAPVDVNYAQSRRRRLTANEPVPVPPFWGSRVITSDPKAVVPFLNERSLYQFQWGFRKQGRSLEEFIAWAKQELRPVLRRMLALSEQDNILKPQAIYGYWKCAGQGNDVILFEEDGVTEAARFTLPRQPKEDGDCIADFVRDIDDGPEHRDVIGLQVVTVGQKASDLAREWFEGNRYQDYLYLHGLSVEMAEAMAEYVHKRIRAELGYAGEDDRDMEKMLSQGYRGGRYSFGYPACPRLEDQEPLLKLLDSDRVGVSISDEWQLHPEQSTSAIVLHHPRAKYFSV, via the coding sequence ATGGCTCGTCCGCACCTGCTCGATGCCCTGCGCGACCGCGTGTTGCTGTGCGATGGCGGCATGGGCTCGCGCGTCCAGGCGCTGACGCTGGAAATCGAGAAGGATTTCTGGGGCAAGGAGAACTGCACCGAGGTGCTGAACCTGTCCCGCCCCGAGCTGGTCCGCGAGATCCACCGTGGGTACTACGAGGCCGGGTCGGACATGGTGCTGACCAATTCCTTCGGCGGCTCGCCGATCACGCTGGAAGAGTTCGAGCTGGGCAGCCGAGCCTTCGAGATCAACAAGCTGTCCGTCGAGCTGGCGCGTGAGGCGGCCGAGAGCTTTGCCGACGGCCGCGACCGCTGGGTGATCGGCGACATCGGCCCCGGCACCAAGCTGCCGACGCTGGGCCATATCGACTACGACACCCTGGAAGCCGCGCTGGTGGTGCAGTGCGAGGGGCTGATCGCCGGCGGCGCCGACGCGCTGCTGACGGAAACCAACCAGGACACGCTGTTCATCAAGGCGGCCGTCAACGCCGCCAAGATCGCGAAGTCGCGCGCCAACAGCGACATCCCGATCTTCGTGCAGGTGACGGTGGAAACCACCGGGACGCTGCTGGTCGGCAGCGACATCGCCGCCGCGGCCACCGCCATCCATGCGCTGGACGTGCCGCTGATCGGGTTGAACTGCGCCACCGGCCCGCAGGAGATGGCCGAGCACGTGCGCTGGCTGTCGCAGAACTGGCCGGGCTTGCTGTCCTGCCAGCCCAATGCCGGCCTGCCGGAGCTGGTGGACGGCAAGACGCACTACCCGCTCGGCGCCGAGGAGATGGCCTCCTGGATGCAGCGCTTCGTCGAGGAAGACGGGCTGAACCTGATCGGCGGCTGCTGCGGCACGTCCATCCCGCATATCCAGGGGCTGGATGCGATGCTGCGCCGGATCTCCGGCAACAAGGCGCGGCCGGCGCCGGCGCAGCGGTCGCACCACTGGGTGCCCTCGGTCGCCAGCCTGTATGGCCAGACGTCGCTGCGGCAGGAGAACAGCTACTTCTCCATCGGCGAGCGCTGCAACGCCAACGGCTCCAAGCTGTGGCGCGAGCGGCAGGCGGAACATGATTGGGACGCTTGCGTCTCGATCGGCCGCGAGCAGGTGGGGGAGGGCTCCAACTCGCTCGACATCTGCACGGCCTTCGTGGGCCGCGACGAGATGGCCGAGATGAACGAGGTGGTCCGCCGCTTCACCGGCTCGGTCAACGCGCCGCTGGTGATCGACAGCACCGAGACGCCGGTGATCGAGGCGGCGCTGAAGCTGCATGGCGGCAAGCCGATCATCAATTCCATCAACTTCGAGGACGGCGAGGCCGCTGCGGCGGACCGGCTGAAACTCGCGAAAAAGTTCGGCGCCGCCGTGATCGCGCTCACCATCGACGAGGTGGGCATGGCCAAGACGCCGGAGGACAAGCTGCGCATCGCCGAGCGGCTGGTGGACTTCGCCTGCAACCAGCACGGCCTGCCGCAAAGCGACCTCTTGATCGACCCGCTGACCTTCACCATCGCGACGGGCAACGAGGACGACCGCAAGCTGGGCGAATGGACGCTGGAGGGCATCCGGCTGATCCGGGAGAAGTTCCCGGACATCCAGATCATCCTCGGCCTGTCCAACATCTCCTTCGGCCTGAACCCGGCCTCGCGCCACGTGCTGAACAGCGTGTTCCTGGACTACGCGGTGAAGGCGGGCATGACCGGCGCCATCGTGCATGTGTCCAAGATCAAGCCGCTGCACTCCATCCCGGCCGAGGAGGTGAAGGTCGCCGAGGACCTGATCTTCGACCGCCGCAGCGAGGGCTACGACCCGCTGCAGAAGCTGCTGGAGATGTTCGCCGGCCGCAAGGCGGCGGATTCCGCCAAGAAGGTGAAGGCCGAGACGGTCGAGGGCCGCCTCAAGGACCGCATCGTCGACGGCGACCGCAAGGGGCTGGACGAGGAGCTGGCCGATGCCATGGCCCAGGGTCTCAAGCCGCTCGACATCATCAACGGCATCCTGCTGGAAGGCATGAAGGTCGTCGGCGAGCTGTTCGGCGCCGGCAAGATGCAGCTGCCCTTCGTGCTGCAATCGGCCGAGACGATGAAGGCCGCCGTGGCCTATCTCGAGCCGCACATGGAGAAGATCGAGGGCCAGGAGAAGGGCACCATCGTGCTGGCCACCGTGCGCGGCGACGTGCACGACATCGGCAAGAACCTGGTCGACATCATCCTCACCAACAACGGCTACAAGGTCGTCAACCTCGGCATCAAGGTACCGCTGGCCGACATGATGGTGGCGGTGAAGGAACACAAGGCGCATGCCATCGGCATGTCGGGGCTGCTCGTCAAATCGACTGTCGTGATGAAGGAGAATCTCGAGGAGATGTCCCGCCAGGGGCTGGAGGTTCCCGTGCTGCTGGGCGGCGCCGCGCTGACGCGCAACTTCGTCGAGGACGACTGCGTCAACGCCTACAGCTCCGGCCGCGTGGCTTATGCGCGCGATGCCTTCGACGGCCTGCACCTGATGGACCGCGTCATGGGCAGCGACTTCGACGGCTATCTCGGCACCGTGCAGCAGAAGCGCGCCGGCAAGTCCAAGAACAGCACCCGCGTGCTGGGCACCGCCGACCCGCGCGGCTTCGCGCCGGTCGATGTCAACTACGCGCAAAGTCGCCGCCGGCGCCTGACGGCGAACGAGCCGGTGCCTGTGCCCCCCTTCTGGGGCAGCCGCGTCATCACCAGCGACCCCAAGGCCGTGGTGCCCTTTCTGAACGAGCGCAGCCTGTACCAGTTCCAGTGGGGCTTCCGGAAGCAGGGCCGCAGCCTGGAGGAGTTCATCGCCTGGGCCAAGCAGGAGCTGCGCCCCGTGCTGCGCCGCATGCTGGCGCTGTCCGAGCAGGACAACATCCTCAAGCCGCAGGCCATCTACGGCTATTGGAAATGCGCCGGCCAGGGCAACGACGTGATCCTGTTCGAGGAGGACGGCGTGACGGAGGCCGCGCGCTTCACCCTGCCGCGCCAGCCCAAGGAGGACGGCGATTGCATCGCCGACTTCGTGCGCGACATCGACGACGGGCCGGAGCATCGCGACGTCATCGGCCTGCAGGTGGTCACCGTCGGCCAGAAGGCCAGCGACCTGGCGCGCGAATGGTTCGAGGGCAACCGCTACCAGGACTACCTCTACCTGCACGGTCTCTCGGTCGAGATGGCGGAGGCGATGGCCGAATACGTCCACAAGCGCATCCGCGCCGAGCTGGGCTATGCCGGCGAGGACGACCGCGACATGGAGAAGATGCTGTCCCAGGGCTATCGCGGCGGCCGCTACTCCTTCGGCTACCCCGCCTGCCCGCGGCTGGAAGACCAGGAGCCCTTGCTGAAGCTGCTGGATTCCGACCGCGTCGGTGTCTCGATCAGCGATGAATGGCAGTTGCATCCGGAGCAGTCGACCAGCGCCATCGTGCTGCATCACCCGCGCGCCAAGTACTTTTCCGTCTGA
- a CDS encoding TetR/AcrR family transcriptional regulator — MSAAIDLLSEHQSPKRRAILLAAAELFMADGYATVAMDAVARAAGVSKATLYAHFTGKEALFEAIVVDGCATMRLRAEALLAGAPRPLRQALEELGLHWLRFMLRPEVRALHRVMIAESGRFPALAHSFYAAGPLAMQQWLAAWLAAAQARGALPPTADPELAAEQFLSLLRGDLFVRAKLGLVRPDEEASLPALAARAAEAVLRLHAAPQQARADGFA, encoded by the coding sequence ATGTCCGCTGCCATCGACCTGCTGAGCGAACACCAGAGCCCCAAGCGCCGCGCCATCCTGCTGGCGGCGGCGGAGCTGTTCATGGCCGATGGCTATGCCACCGTGGCGATGGACGCGGTGGCGCGCGCCGCCGGCGTGTCCAAGGCCACGCTCTACGCCCATTTCACCGGCAAGGAGGCCTTGTTCGAGGCCATCGTGGTCGATGGCTGCGCCACCATGCGCCTGCGGGCGGAGGCGCTGCTGGCCGGGGCACCGCGGCCGCTGCGGCAGGCGCTGGAGGAGCTGGGCCTGCACTGGCTGCGCTTCATGCTGCGCCCCGAGGTCCGGGCGCTGCACCGGGTCATGATCGCGGAAAGCGGCCGCTTTCCCGCCCTGGCGCACAGCTTCTACGCGGCGGGGCCGCTGGCCATGCAGCAGTGGCTGGCCGCCTGGCTGGCCGCCGCCCAGGCGCGCGGCGCCCTTCCCCCCACGGCCGATCCGGAGCTGGCCGCGGAGCAATTCCTGTCGCTGCTGCGGGGCGACCTGTTTGTCCGCGCCAAGCTGGGGCTGGTGCGGCCGGACGAGGAAGCCAGCCTGCCGGCGCTGGCGGCGCGGGCCGCCGAGGCGGTGCTGCGGCTGCATGCCGCGCCGCAGCAAGCGCGGGCGGACGGATTCGCCTGA
- a CDS encoding HlyD family secretion protein has translation MNAPVSPSAAMEASRASATPPPAPPRRPVRWVLLRVVPVVLLLAAAVFGTWYWRTGRFLIETDDAYVQGDISVLAARISADVAAISVADNQPVKVGDLLIELDRRDLSNARDQARATLAEAEAAIATLATQETQQQAQIDAAQAQIEQARAEQVRAASDARRTQALVGGGYASRQSSDQVVADQRKAEAAVTAAQAQLSVQQQTRGVLAAQLRQAEARRAQAAAALAQAETNLSYTAIRAPVDGIAGNRAAQLGQHVQPGQQLIAVAPAPERLYVVANFKETQLPRMRPGQPVEVTVDAIPGAMFHARVDSFAPATGSQFSLLPPENATGNFTKIVQRVPVKLVLEQGQDAAALARLRPGLSVVAEVDARADPDAPRGVWAAIASLF, from the coding sequence ATGAACGCACCCGTTTCTCCCTCCGCCGCGATGGAGGCCAGCCGCGCCTCGGCCACGCCGCCCCCCGCGCCGCCGCGCCGGCCCGTGCGCTGGGTGCTGCTGCGCGTGGTGCCGGTGGTGCTGCTCCTGGCCGCCGCCGTGTTCGGCACCTGGTATTGGCGCACCGGCCGCTTTCTGATCGAAACCGACGACGCCTACGTGCAGGGCGACATCAGCGTGCTCGCCGCCCGCATCTCGGCCGACGTCGCCGCCATCTCGGTGGCCGACAACCAGCCGGTCAAGGTCGGCGACCTGCTGATCGAGCTGGACCGTCGCGACCTGTCCAATGCGCGCGACCAGGCGCGGGCCACCCTGGCCGAGGCGGAGGCCGCGATCGCCACCCTGGCCACCCAGGAAACGCAGCAGCAGGCGCAGATCGACGCGGCGCAGGCGCAGATCGAGCAGGCACGCGCCGAGCAGGTGCGGGCGGCGTCCGACGCGCGGCGCACCCAGGCGCTGGTCGGCGGCGGCTATGCGTCGCGCCAATCCTCCGACCAGGTGGTGGCGGACCAGCGCAAGGCCGAGGCGGCGGTGACCGCCGCCCAGGCGCAGCTGTCCGTGCAGCAGCAGACGCGCGGCGTGCTGGCCGCGCAGCTGCGCCAGGCCGAGGCCCGCCGCGCCCAGGCCGCCGCGGCGCTGGCGCAGGCGGAAACCAACCTGTCCTACACCGCCATCCGCGCGCCGGTGGACGGCATCGCCGGCAACCGCGCGGCGCAGCTTGGCCAGCACGTGCAGCCGGGGCAGCAGCTGATCGCCGTGGCGCCGGCGCCGGAGCGGCTCTACGTGGTGGCCAACTTCAAGGAAACCCAGCTGCCCCGCATGCGCCCCGGCCAGCCGGTGGAGGTGACGGTGGATGCCATCCCCGGCGCCATGTTCCACGCGCGGGTGGACAGCTTCGCCCCCGCCACCGGCAGCCAGTTCAGCCTGCTGCCGCCGGAGAACGCCACCGGCAACTTCACCAAGATCGTGCAGCGCGTGCCGGTGAAGCTGGTGCTGGAGCAGGGCCAGGACGCCGCCGCCCTGGCGCGGCTGCGCCCCGGCCTGTCCGTGGTGGCCGAGGTCGACGCCCGCGCCGACCCGGACGCGCCGCGCGGCGTCTGGGCCGCCATCGCCAGCCTGTTCTGA
- a CDS encoding esterase-like activity of phytase family protein, with product MRRILLAATALSFIALAASAQEERRFEARLAGHAILPALTLTLPPADAPRDALLAGKFTGADAQRADRAGSLPGTTGPAPGGRPTGLSLPFIGQAVQGFSGIKPVQGEPGAFWVLTDNGFGNKRNSGDALLMVHKLRPDFSQGGVAVERTIFLSDPDRRVPFRIVNEGTDARYLTGGDFDPESIQPMADGSGFWIGEEFGPFLFNVDAEGRVRRVVQTVLDGQVLRSPDHPAVSVGATPTAGADFRSRRSGGYEGMAMLPDGSRLWALLEKPLYTAGSDRAEGDFLRLLELDTAKGEWTGRTLKMRLAEGAVSIGDFNMIDDRRALVIERDDGEGDASLACAAGANPPGCFPTPARVKRVSLIDLGAVDAEGFVRKLGFIDLLDIRDPDKLARTRGDRAAGAPDDRLGFPFLTIENVAMVDADTIIVGNDNNLPFSAGRHLTRADDNEMVLLRVPELLRAR from the coding sequence ATGCGTCGCATTCTGCTGGCCGCCACGGCCCTCTCGTTCATCGCCCTCGCCGCCTCGGCCCAGGAGGAGCGCCGCTTCGAGGCGCGGCTCGCCGGCCACGCCATCCTGCCGGCGCTGACTCTGACGTTGCCGCCCGCCGACGCGCCGCGCGACGCGCTGCTGGCCGGCAAGTTCACCGGCGCCGACGCGCAGCGCGCCGACCGCGCCGGCAGCCTGCCCGGCACCACCGGCCCGGCCCCGGGCGGCCGCCCCACCGGCCTGTCGCTGCCCTTCATCGGCCAGGCGGTGCAGGGCTTTTCCGGCATCAAGCCCGTGCAGGGCGAGCCCGGCGCCTTCTGGGTGCTGACGGACAACGGCTTCGGCAACAAGCGCAACAGCGGCGACGCGCTGCTGATGGTCCACAAGCTGCGCCCCGACTTCAGCCAGGGCGGCGTCGCCGTGGAACGGACCATCTTCCTGTCCGACCCCGACCGCCGCGTGCCCTTCCGCATCGTCAACGAAGGCACGGACGCCCGCTACCTCACGGGCGGTGACTTCGACCCGGAAAGCATCCAGCCCATGGCCGACGGCAGCGGCTTCTGGATCGGCGAGGAATTCGGTCCCTTTCTGTTCAACGTCGATGCCGAGGGCCGGGTCCGCCGCGTGGTGCAGACGGTGCTGGACGGCCAGGTGCTGCGCTCGCCCGACCACCCGGCCGTGAGCGTGGGCGCCACCCCCACCGCCGGCGCCGACTTCCGCTCGCGCCGCTCGGGCGGCTACGAGGGCATGGCCATGCTGCCGGACGGCAGCCGCCTGTGGGCGCTGCTGGAAAAGCCGCTCTACACGGCTGGCAGCGACCGGGCGGAAGGCGACTTTCTGCGCCTGCTGGAACTCGACACCGCCAAGGGCGAGTGGACCGGCCGCACCCTGAAGATGCGGCTGGCCGAGGGCGCCGTCTCCATCGGTGACTTCAACATGATCGACGACCGCCGCGCCCTGGTGATCGAGCGCGACGACGGCGAGGGCGATGCCTCGCTCGCCTGCGCGGCCGGCGCCAACCCGCCCGGCTGCTTTCCCACCCCCGCGCGGGTCAAGCGCGTGTCGCTGATCGACCTCGGCGCCGTGGATGCCGAGGGCTTCGTGCGCAAGCTCGGCTTCATCGACCTGCTGGATATCCGCGACCCCGACAAGCTGGCCCGCACGCGCGGCGACCGCGCGGCCGGCGCGCCGGACGACCGCCTGGGCTTCCCCTTTCTGACCATCGAGAACGTGGCGATGGTGGACGCGGACACCATCATCGTCGGCAACGACAACAACCTGCCCTTCAGCGCCGGCCGCCATCTGACGCGGGCCGACGACAACGAGATGGTGCTGTTGCGCGTGCCGGAACTGCTGCGCGCGCGCTGA
- a CDS encoding SMP-30/gluconolactonase/LRE family protein, whose amino-acid sequence MIQTQTAGRRGMLGVSAAAVLAMSGPAAAQQASRDYGPGAPPARYPDADIVALDPKRFTARLGNGGIRRLHTGMGWAEGPAWHATGRFLIWSDIPNDECLRLTEEDRHVSRRFRAPSGYSNGNTFDREGRQVSCRHFQRDVVRYEPDGSLTILAARGPDGPFNAPNDVVVHPADGAIWFTDPGYGALMNYEGNRVPEAASSPRPFIKEAVYRIDAGGQLTKVADQPFKPNGLCFSPDYRTLYVADTGMSHYPEAASIIWAYDVDGGRLSNPRTFCSMEMDGKTGMGDGIRCDEAGNLWVAAGWVGEGYDGVHVFAPDGTRIGQIKLPEICANICFGGTRRNQLFMCASQSLYVLPVETKGAHFC is encoded by the coding sequence ATGATCCAGACCCAGACCGCCGGTCGCCGCGGCATGCTCGGCGTCTCGGCCGCCGCCGTGCTGGCCATGTCCGGCCCCGCCGCCGCGCAGCAGGCGAGCCGCGACTATGGCCCCGGCGCCCCGCCCGCCCGCTACCCGGATGCCGATATCGTGGCGCTCGACCCCAAGCGCTTCACCGCCCGCCTCGGCAACGGCGGCATCCGCCGGCTGCACACCGGCATGGGCTGGGCGGAAGGCCCCGCCTGGCACGCCACCGGCCGCTTCCTGATCTGGTCCGACATTCCCAACGACGAATGCCTGCGCCTGACGGAAGAGGATCGCCACGTGTCCCGCCGCTTTCGCGCGCCGTCGGGCTATTCCAACGGCAACACCTTTGACCGCGAAGGCCGGCAGGTCAGCTGCCGCCACTTCCAGCGGGACGTGGTGCGCTACGAGCCGGACGGCAGCCTCACCATCCTGGCCGCGCGCGGCCCCGACGGGCCCTTCAACGCGCCCAACGACGTGGTGGTCCACCCCGCCGACGGCGCCATCTGGTTCACCGACCCCGGCTACGGCGCGCTGATGAACTACGAAGGCAACCGGGTGCCCGAGGCCGCCAGCTCGCCCCGCCCCTTCATCAAGGAGGCGGTCTACCGCATCGATGCCGGCGGGCAGCTGACCAAAGTGGCGGACCAGCCCTTCAAGCCCAACGGCCTGTGCTTCAGCCCCGACTACCGCACTCTCTACGTCGCCGACACCGGCATGTCCCACTACCCCGAGGCCGCCAGCATCATCTGGGCCTACGACGTCGATGGCGGCCGCCTGAGCAACCCCCGCACCTTCTGTTCCATGGAGATGGACGGCAAGACCGGCATGGGCGACGGCATCCGCTGCGACGAGGCCGGCAACCTCTGGGTCGCCGCCGGCTGGGTGGGGGAGGGCTACGACGGCGTGCACGTCTTCGCCCCCGACGGCACCCGCATCGGCCAGATCAAGCTGCCCGAGATCTGCGCCAACATCTGCTTCGGCGGCACGCGGCGGAACCAGTTGTTCATGTGCGCCAGCCAGTCGCTTTACGTGCTGCCGGTGGAGACAAAGGGCGCGCATTTCTGCTGA
- a CDS encoding DHA2 family efflux MFS transporter permease subunit, producing MSATTTDRAGGPPNPAPNPAAAAGPAAMTPRARIGFMAMVFGMFMAILDIQIVSASISEIQAGLAASPDEASWVQTSYLIAEIVMIPLSGFLSRLLSTRVLFTASAAGFTVFSLFCALSSSLGTMVVFRAAQGFIGGAMIPTVFAASFMLFPPAKRASATVIIGLTATLAPTIGPTLGGWLTESLSWHWLFLINVPVGIVIATTVWLTVDIDKPDRSLLARFDWWGLAAMAAFLGSLEYVMEEGPRWDWLQDETVAAFAALCLVAGVVFFWRAFTRPEPIVDLAAFRDRNFAIGCLFSFTMGIGLYGAVYLIPLFLARVRGYNSLQIGEVMFITGLCMFFAAPVIGRALGKLDPRLILACGLSLFFLSLWLTARLTTQSGFAEMAFPLGLRGVAMMMCIAPVNQIALGTIAPERLKNASGLYNLMRNLGGAVGLAVINTLVKDRSFLHRVHLGESLNWARPEALRYRDTLSQLMAGGLGEAQAQIAALARMKTMVTQQALVLAYNDTLLVMAACFLISLPLVPLLRRPRGGGGGAH from the coding sequence GTGAGCGCCACCACCACCGACCGTGCCGGCGGGCCGCCGAACCCCGCGCCCAACCCCGCCGCGGCGGCGGGCCCGGCGGCCATGACGCCGCGTGCGCGCATCGGCTTCATGGCCATGGTGTTCGGCATGTTCATGGCGATCCTGGACATCCAGATCGTTTCGGCCTCCATCTCCGAGATCCAGGCCGGCCTCGCCGCCAGCCCGGACGAGGCGAGCTGGGTGCAGACCTCCTACCTGATCGCCGAGATCGTCATGATCCCGCTGTCGGGCTTTCTGTCGCGGCTCCTGTCCACCCGCGTGCTGTTTACGGCGTCGGCCGCCGGCTTCACGGTGTTCTCGCTGTTCTGCGCGCTGTCCTCCTCGCTCGGCACCATGGTGGTGTTCCGCGCGGCTCAGGGCTTCATCGGCGGCGCGATGATCCCGACGGTCTTCGCCGCCTCCTTCATGCTGTTTCCGCCGGCCAAGCGGGCCAGCGCCACGGTGATCATCGGCCTGACCGCGACGCTGGCGCCGACCATCGGGCCGACGCTGGGCGGCTGGCTGACGGAAAGCCTGTCCTGGCACTGGCTGTTCCTGATCAACGTGCCGGTCGGCATCGTCATCGCCACCACCGTCTGGCTGACGGTGGACATCGACAAGCCCGACCGCTCGCTGCTGGCGCGCTTCGACTGGTGGGGGCTGGCGGCCATGGCGGCCTTTCTGGGCAGCCTGGAATACGTGATGGAGGAAGGCCCGCGCTGGGACTGGCTGCAGGACGAGACGGTGGCGGCCTTCGCGGCGCTGTGCCTGGTGGCGGGCGTGGTGTTCTTCTGGCGCGCCTTCACCCGGCCGGAGCCGATCGTCGACCTCGCCGCCTTTCGCGACCGCAATTTCGCGATCGGCTGCTTGTTCAGCTTCACCATGGGCATCGGCCTGTACGGCGCGGTCTACCTGATCCCGCTCTTTCTGGCGCGCGTGCGCGGCTACAACTCGCTGCAGATCGGCGAGGTGATGTTCATCACCGGGTTGTGCATGTTCTTTGCCGCCCCCGTCATCGGCCGGGCACTGGGCAAGCTGGACCCGCGGCTGATCCTGGCCTGCGGATTGTCGCTGTTCTTTCTGTCGCTGTGGCTGACGGCGCGGCTGACCACGCAAAGCGGCTTCGCCGAGATGGCCTTTCCGCTCGGCCTGCGCGGCGTGGCGATGATGATGTGCATCGCCCCCGTTAACCAGATTGCGCTCGGCACCATCGCGCCGGAGCGGCTGAAGAACGCGTCCGGCCTGTACAACCTGATGCGCAACCTGGGCGGCGCCGTCGGCCTCGCGGTGATCAACACGCTGGTCAAGGACCGCTCCTTTCTGCACCGCGTGCACCTGGGCGAATCGCTGAACTGGGCACGGCCCGAGGCGCTGCGCTACCGCGACACCCTGTCGCAGCTGATGGCCGGCGGGCTGGGCGAGGCTCAGGCGCAGATCGCCGCGCTGGCGCGCATGAAGACCATGGTGACCCAGCAGGCGCTGGTGCTGGCCTACAACGACACGCTGCTGGTCATGGCGGCCTGCTTCCTGATCTCGCTGCCCCTGGTGCCGCTGCTGCGGCGGCCGCGTGGGGGCGGGGGCGGGGCGCATTAG
- a CDS encoding ArsR/SmtB family transcription factor, with the protein MEPLLTQLRASAEPTRLRLLALCARGAFCVSEFCAILGQSQPRLSRHLKLLVEAGLLERLPEGANAYFQLADEAGLARALLARLPEDDATIAADRRAAARIAAERARVASESFRAHGADWDEMRALGLPAPAIEAALVRLMPKRVARAVDIGTGTGKLLDVLAPRADAVLGLDASREMLALARARLAERNLANASVRLADMYRLPLPDAGFDLATLQMVLHYADDPVAALAEAARVLKPDGLLVVIDLAPHERGDLLRGLAHRWPGFDDAAIAGWMGEAGCAPLPPVEVAGPLAVRLWPARRMAAAAAMLPETTLQF; encoded by the coding sequence ATGGAGCCCCTGCTCACCCAATTGCGCGCCAGCGCCGAGCCGACCCGCCTGCGGTTGCTGGCACTCTGCGCGCGCGGCGCCTTCTGCGTCAGCGAGTTCTGCGCCATCCTCGGCCAGTCGCAGCCGCGCCTGTCGCGCCACCTGAAGCTGCTGGTCGAGGCCGGGCTGCTGGAGCGGTTGCCGGAAGGCGCCAACGCCTATTTCCAGCTGGCCGACGAGGCCGGGCTGGCCCGCGCCCTGCTGGCCCGCCTGCCGGAGGACGATGCCACCATCGCCGCCGACCGCCGCGCGGCTGCGCGCATCGCCGCCGAGCGGGCGCGGGTGGCGAGCGAGAGCTTCCGCGCGCATGGCGCGGATTGGGACGAGATGCGCGCGCTGGGCCTGCCGGCGCCGGCGATCGAGGCGGCGCTGGTCAGGCTGATGCCGAAGCGCGTGGCGCGGGCGGTGGATATCGGCACCGGCACCGGCAAGCTGTTGGACGTGCTGGCGCCGCGCGCCGACGCCGTGCTGGGCTTGGACGCCAGCCGCGAGATGCTGGCGCTGGCCCGCGCGCGGCTGGCCGAGCGCAACCTGGCGAATGCCAGTGTGCGGCTGGCCGACATGTACCGCCTGCCGCTGCCGGATGCGGGCTTCGACCTCGCCACCTTGCAGATGGTTCTGCACTACGCCGACGACCCGGTGGCGGCGCTGGCCGAGGCCGCGCGGGTGCTGAAGCCCGATGGCCTGCTGGTGGTGATCGACCTCGCGCCGCATGAGCGCGGCGACCTGCTGCGCGGCCTGGCGCATCGCTGGCCGGGCTTCGACGACGCTGCCATCGCCGGCTGGATGGGCGAGGCCGGCTGCGCGCCTTTGCCGCCGGTTGAGGTGGCGGGGCCGCTGGCCGTGCGGCTGTGGCCGGCCCGGCGGATGGCCGCCGCCGCCGCGATGCTTCCCGAAACGACCCTGCAGTTCTAA
- a CDS encoding GNAT family N-acetyltransferase — translation MIYRDATAADLPAMVAIYAHHVLTGTGTFEEVPPDAAEMAARMSRVQGQGWGWLVAEDEGEVKGYGYYAQIRDRSAYRCSAEDSIYVRDDVRGQGVGKGLVAALLQHAEGTGFRQMFAVIGDSENVGSIGLHLSLGFRQVGVLRAAGVKFGRWLDVVYMQRAIGVGDRAPA, via the coding sequence ATGATCTATCGCGACGCCACCGCCGCCGACCTGCCGGCCATGGTCGCGATCTACGCCCACCACGTGCTGACCGGCACCGGCACCTTCGAGGAGGTGCCGCCGGACGCCGCCGAGATGGCCGCCCGCATGTCCCGCGTGCAGGGCCAGGGCTGGGGCTGGCTGGTGGCCGAGGATGAGGGCGAGGTGAAGGGCTACGGCTACTACGCCCAGATCCGCGACCGCTCCGCCTATCGCTGCTCGGCCGAGGATTCCATCTATGTGCGCGACGACGTGCGCGGGCAGGGGGTCGGCAAGGGGCTGGTGGCGGCTCTGCTGCAGCATGCCGAGGGCACGGGCTTCCGCCAGATGTTCGCGGTGATCGGTGATTCCGAGAATGTCGGCTCGATCGGCCTGCACCTGTCGCTCGGCTTCCGCCAGGTGGGCGTGCTGCGCGCGGCGGGGGTGAAGTTCGGCCGCTGGCTGGACGTGGTCTACATGCAGCGCGCCATCGGCGTGGGGGACCGCGCGCCGGCCTGA